One Chanodichthys erythropterus isolate Z2021 chromosome 10, ASM2448905v1, whole genome shotgun sequence DNA segment encodes these proteins:
- the si:ch1073-335m2.2 gene encoding msx2-interacting protein isoform X8, which produces MGDRDLRTDYNEPGSVPSAVRGLEDGTPSSSHGREVAGFSRSTVGPVYGPPVSLHTREGRYERRLDGSSSDSRERAYEHSPYGHHERSGTFDRPRHYNTDYYRDRSMFASGVSSSPAASALSGGFDASESHFESRIRDPFTLSSSARRDPYRDDRGRRADRTYHHHRRSRSSHSSQSRHPSPQRSAGQTPKAAHSPKRAPVSPSRGPRSRSRSPSSSSDSVSSTSSTGSGSSDSNSSSSEGSRARSVQSTATHAPPAPPVLALDSDEPRRSFGIRVQNLPTRSTDTSLKDGLFHEFKKYGKVTSVQIHGASEERYGLVFFRQQEDQEKALSVSKGKLFFGMLIEVTAWNGPETESENEFRPLDGRIDEFHPKATRTLFIGNLEKTTNYQQLLDVFQRFGEIVDIDIKRVNGIPQYAFVQYSDIASVCKAIKKMDGEYLGTNRLKLGFGKSMPTACVWLDGLTSNITEQYLTRHFCRYGPVVKVVFDRLKGMALILYNNTDFAQAAVRETKGWKIGGNKIKMKTKAKLEMAGRINTDAAVVDFASQESQMAFYRSMQASGQDIRDFYDIPSERREERRTPYHEFSAERAYYENVRTPGIYAEDPRRDYPGRSRDRYAELDHYQGEHYDPRYHEDPREYRDYRDPFEDIRKYSYIQRERERERERFEADRGRWSPSHQRRPLTPSASPSPSDRVSREAERRVYRHSSERSGSCSSLSPPPPQFEKSEKSPVDYKSEGLEREMEQTEAERASGAESKKRSRRKEKADREKGEKAKQRRGKVQSPTVPHSEAEREASLDLGSGKVKVSDLESQERQKHKGDKEPSPTDHVTRLESQKGERLDQCKSESLDRDGKGKSKKHLKSDSGSDGKDSLLDSDRLAARKRRFGDPSGKTIRQKRGRLEDDLVSAISQPAEFAMNTGFAKETDVDVKAEKEAQKREHSKSRIGSHYSQREELDSTTRGTSQGPPLRPGELSEVDILDSKSHPVPRRFSNDGTSDKDNKVRDEYLENIDLSQSYRKQMEQNRRLRQQLQTPDKPGKTETHQGIDAEDLEHRSLVHEVGKPPQDVTDTSPPSKIKKQESFEMEMSAKRERIYRTVRQKSEDLEWNNTNSPRFQHAPLQREEEYADPRIQMTVREVKEPSKPEDNVPLDLELASKRMQTSQMSKMSTSLQDEQQRRWESQLKQDLLPDFSRTSEKRRLNRKYLDYGLWPDLEPGEVRSDSEEDRENKPNSPAPSTSVSFSERHRPDRLSESKLTSSLERHKFRSFADDQTITPDTKALLERAKSLSSSREDNWSFLDYDSHFASFRSRKDTEKVESAPRPTPSWYMKKKKIRSESEDKVDDRKEDPKPEEQERRELFASRFLHSSIFEQDSRRLQHLEQKHEDPEHGIGYLYSQQGPAEGQPDPEPVVLFHSRFLELTRLQQQKNKEQIPQNTKHEESIDATRVSKTPEEEQAPQQQNAAEPSIHQAEIKSISPVQAPQTSPVQAPQISPPALAAKESLPSAETECADTPTYNLLDPSMKEEDKEHELPSAQSLKPLLEEPSEPNCSPECQESKIPVEEIVLKTNDFESAPETNQVVVELLSSNETPASNLQPETEPPVKFPESQSPLSSIPSEQHEKEPEPPVTEAESNSTDDQKVADNYPVEEAVSPPPKSRNKKAKTSPTTPVTTPLPATPDKQSTRKSVRIDKEKLKRSSSPRGVASKAVPDSKSASKSPGHSTEMEQGTEQNVPSRARRRNVRSVYAKPFEDENALQPGKDAESPRAVRKRGVDKDVGTDVETVTAAPLKRGRPPKNRRQAEDVPAGKTERSKSTESKELDAIEMNSEDVPKVGKGKFSPHTQKGVSPVNVSASGNGKKGDKMEKISESSKLITEENSLVLKNLTIRLDVTEVKAMLQTSEDEPGADDSPKKSSPGVSSKDEVLEAKFENNAMDEVNNCEGETLPASTKAIEPDVALLSRELELEQAVENIAKLTEDASPPPFKSNLTKAQRSLAEEPERDSEEEKPANPSSETELAAAIDSITSEDTSCTLPQEQIINSAVDSDADMQTLGSSSKVSETCVSTTVEETITTPKKVCKGRAKASKKGKGQKGAGSKKEPFKDAVLDAENIPVKSPESIPTELPTVTERSPTSTAVVITSSSKQGVTLTAPNADIPNEPELPLKTEMDIPKSSPALSRSPTSKYQPYSYKNTSPSMSPTRTCLKNLSSYPSRISVSPTERFNQPKEAGVLSPPQTSVESPTLPSDTPVHDANSGDLRKILTKPRTGPVLDIGATSGNMHPHSVRESDITPDVVTSKSAHQDNRQPSVSAQPVVRQPASIPSPETKQIFSEKSVISVIASTPTSVISRVCNPPDSEDKPNVPIGNPFLDKQPPKQIYQPSLEESSTYHGPPVGEEGGNAGRYIVESTSLSTGSSTGLRVQTSEGVVVLSHSGQKMEGPHRISAKISQIPPASAVDIESQQLVSMPQIKQELYSASQPPSSKCSLPSDHGHSMKPQLNVSTIKQESALDKLESSYTPVQSGVVKILQQTPGPSQVMSYHHTVMKHPKKGDGSESLSVDGVKPAWVPTISPAISPHLPPAASNHVGFIAGTSTDRTPSLIQPKQEPRSPRKSGHPHSPFAKVSSPIGSSSPKGVSMVLPPGLPPLSPYVSTVHHSEQSVIMPPHNAHSGIGRMSPHRVGPIGHLTQGEVRVNTPPLSMMNYAIHSESLTSSWPPGQQRPTSPQAVGNREMVLKVNTANARSHDGGEEEARRFHTSLGRPPAAQLKPESIPAEYRGALPSGLPIERFNMSPRDMRVLIHHQQSDRPTAELHQVHVPENMPPSSTPTSMAASLSPRPHLLAKGVSEKDPSKTSELRRAQTPPSKEGMMAIRSAMPPMASPQRVQLMTPGAGTSFPEYSAMYTNLRPTHAQFADNSPMGINQSTHSIPQSQATQEPESSQPQAEAKVELVGHQPVNMVQLLTKYPIVWQGLLALKNDTAAVQLHFLCGNKALGLRSLPLPESGGILRIVQRMRLEAQQLEGVARRMTGESDFCLLLAMPCGVNQDDVLNQTQALKSAFINYLQAKLAAGIINVPNPGSNQPAYVLQIFPPCEFSESHLSRLAPDLLSQISSISPHLMIVITSV; this is translated from the exons CAGCAGCTCTGACAGTCGGGAGCGAGCGTACGAGCACAGTCCTTACGGACACCACGAGCGCAGCGGCACATTCGACAGGCCGCGGCACTACAACACAGACTATTACAGGGACCGTTCTATGTTTGCCTCCGGGGTCAGCTCCAGCCCGGCCGCTAGTGCTCTTAGCGGTGGCTTTGATGCGTCCGAGTCTCACTTTGAGTCTCGGATTCGTGACCCTTTTACCCTTTCCAGTTCCGCTCGCCGCGACCCGTACCGGGACGATAGGGGCCGGCGCGCTGACCGGACGTACCACCATCATCGGCGGAGCCGGTCCTCGCACTCTTCCCAGTCCCGGCACCCGTCGCCTCAGAGGAGCGCGGGACAGACCCCTAAAGCCGCCCACTCGCCCAAAAGAGCGCCCGTGTCTCCCAGCCGGGGCCCGCGCTCGCGCTCACGCAGCCCGTCTTCAAGCTCGGACTCGGTCAGCAGCACCAGCAGCACTGGCAGCGGCAG cagtgattcaaacaGCAGCTCCAGTGAAGGGTCGCGAGCGCGCTCAGTGCAGTCTACGGCCACTCACGCTCCTCCTGCTCCTCCTGTGCTCGCGCTGGACTCTGACGAGCCACGGAGGAGCTTCGGCATCAGAGTCCAGAACCTCCCGACACGATCCACAG ATACGAGTTTGAAAGACGGGCTCTTTCACGAGTTTAAGAAGTATGGGAAGGTGACATCGGTGCAGATCCACGGGGCGTCGGAAGAGCGCTACGGTTTGGTGTTCTTCCGACAGCAGGAGGACCAGGAGAAAGCCCTCAGCGTGTCCAAAGGGAAGCTCTTCTTCGGGATGCTGATCGAGGTCACGGCCTGGAACGGCCCCGAGACGGAGAGCGAGAATGAGTTTCGTCCCCTGGACGGACGCATCGACGAGTTTCACCCCAAGGCCACTCGTACGCTGTTTATCGGAAACCTGGAGAAGACCACCAACTATCAGCAGCTACTCGACGTCTTCCAGCGCTTCGGGGAGATTGTG GATATTGATATCAAGAGGGTGAATGGCATTCCCCAGTATGCATTTGTTCAATACTCTGATATTGCAAGTGTTTGTAAAGCCATTAAGAAAATGGATGGAGAGTATCTCGGCACCAACAGACTGAAG CTTGGGTTTGGGAAGAGTATGCCGACAGCATGCGTGTGGTTGGACGGGCTGACCTCGAATATCACAGAGCAGTACCTCACACGACACTTCTGTCGCTACGGACCCGTCGTTAAG GTTGTGTTTGATAGGTTAAAAGGAATGGCTCTTATTCTGTACAACAACACTGATTTTGCCCAAGCAGCTGTTAGAGAAACCAAAGGATGGAAGATAGGAGGGAACAAAATTAAG ATGAAGACTAAGGCAAAATTAGAAATGGCTGGCAGAATTAACACTGATGCAGCtgtg GTTGATTTTGCCAGTCAGGAGAGTCAAATGGCTTTCTATCGATCTATGCAGGCATCAGGGCAGGACATCCGTGACTTTTATGATATTCCATCAGAGAGGAG gGAAGAGAGGCGAACTCCTTATCATGAGTTTTCAGCTGAGCGGGCATATTACGAGAATGTAAGGACTCCTGGCATTTACGCCGAAGACCCCCGTCGAGACTATCCTGGTCGCAGTCGCGATCGCTATGCAGAGTTGGATCATTACCAAGGAGAACATTACGATCCCCGCTATCATGAGGACCCACGGGAATACAGAGATTATCGAGACCCTTTTGAGGACATCAGGAAGTACAGCTATATCCAGCGTGAACGTGAACGGGAGCGGGAGCGATTTGAGGCCGATCGAGGCAGATGGAGCCCGTCTCATCAGCGTCGTCCCTTAACTCCCTCTGCTTCACCCTCACCTTCTGATCGAGTCTCACGAGAAGCTGAAAGACGCGTGTACAGACACTCCTCTGAGAGATCTGGAAGCTGCAGCTCACTGTCTCCACCTCCACCTCAGTTTGAGAAATCTGAGAAATCGCCAGTAGATTACAAATCAGAAGGACTGGAGAGAGAAATGGAGCAGACCGAAGCAGAGCGTGCAAGTGGAGCGGAGAGCAAGAAGCGTAGCAGACGCAAGGAaaaggctgacagagagaaggGAGAGAAAGCAAAGCAAAGGAGAGGCAAAGTGCAGTCTCCCACTGTTCCTCATTCTGAAGCAGAGAGAGAGGCTAGTCTGGATTTGGGTTCTGGGAAAGTAAAAGTTTCAGATTTAGAGAGTCAAGAAAGGCAGAAGCATAAAGGGGACAAAGAACCCTCTCCTACTGACCACGTTACTCGCCTCGAGTCTCAAAAGGGAGAGAGACTCGATCAGTGCAAAAGTGAGTCGTTAGACAGGGATGGGAAAGGAAAGTcaaagaaacatttaaaatctgACTCTGGTAGTGATGGCAAAGATTCCCTTTTAGATTCTGACAGACTTGCAGCGAGAAAGAGGCGGTTTGGTGATCCCAGTGGGAAAACTATAAGACAGAAAAGAGGCCGTCTAGAGGATGATCTAGTTTCTGCGATTAGCCAACCTGCAGAATTTGCAATGAACACAGGATTTGCAAAAGAGACTGATGTTGATGTGAAAGCAGAGAAAGAGGCTCAAAAAAGAGAACACTCCAAATCCAGGATTGGTTCTCATTATAGTCAAAGGGAAGAGCTGGATAGCACTACGAGAGGGACGTCTCAAGGCCCACCATTACGACCAGGTGAATTATCTGAAGTGGATATTTTGGACTCAAAATCGCACCCTGTGCCTAGGCGATTTTCAAACGATGGAACCTCAGATAAGGACAACAAAGTAAGGGACGAATATCTAGAAAATATTGACCTTTCTCAGAGTTACCGCAAACAGATGGAGCAAAACCGGCGGCTACGGCAGCAGCTGCAGACGCCTGATAAACCAGGAAAGACAGAAACTCATCAAGGTATAGATGCAGAAGATCTTGAGCATCGTAGTCTGGTGCATGAGGTTGGCAAGCCTCCGCAGGATGTAACCGATACCTCACCTCCAAGTAAGATCAAGAAACAAGAGTCCTTTGAGATGGAAATGAGTGCTAAGAGGGAAAGGATTTACCGAACAGTTCGGCAAAAGAGTGAAGACCTTGAGTGGAATAACACAAACTCTCCAAGGTTTCAGCATGCCCCGCTACAAAGAGAGGAAGAATATGCAGACCCCCGTATTCAAATGACTGTGAGAGAAGTAAAAGAACCCTCAAAACCTGAAGATAATGTTCCATTAGATCTGGAACTTGCCAGTAAACGGATGCAAACCTCACAGATGTCAAAGATGAGTACATCGCTACAAGATGAGCAGCAAAGACGATGGGAGAGTCAACTAAAGCAAGACTTGTTACCAGACTTTTCAAGGACCTCTGAGAAAAGACGTCTCAATCGGAAGTACTTGGATTATGGACTTTGGCCTGATTTGGAACCTGGTGAAGTGCGTTCTGACTCTGAAGAGGATCGTGAAAATAAGCCCAACTCTCCTGCGCCATCAACTTCTGTATCTTTCTCTGAAAGGCATCGTCCAGACAGGTTGTCAGAGTCCAAGCTAACATCCTCTCTAGAGAGACACAAATTCCGTTCTTTTGCAGATGATCAGACAATCACTCCAGATACTAAAGCTTTGTTAGAGCGTGCAAAGTCTTTGTCCTCCTCAAGAGAAGACAACTGGTCTTTCCTTGATTATGATTCACATTTTGCCAGTTTCAGAAGTAGAAAGGACACCGAAAAGGTAGAGTCAGCACCAAGACCAACTCCCTCATGGTacatgaagaagaaaaaaattcgAAGTGAGTCTGAAGACAAAGTGGATGACAGGAAAGAAGATCCAAAGCCAGAAGAACAGGAGAGACGAGAGTTGTTTGCGTCGCGTTTTTTGCACAGTTCTATTTTTGAGCAGGATTCAAGGCGTCTCCAGCATCTGGAGCAAAAGCATGAGGACCCTGAACATGGTATTGGATATCTGTACTCTCAGCAAGGCCCAGCAGAAGGGCAGCCTGACCCAGAACCAGTTGTGCTTTTCCATAGCCGTTTCTTGGAGCTAACAAGGTTGCAGCAACAGAAGAATAAAGAACAAATCCCTCAAAATACCAAGCATGAAGAATCCATAGATGCAACTAGAGTAAGTAAAACACCAGAGGAAGAACAAGCTCCACAGCAACAAAATGCTGCTGAACCTAGTATCCATCAAGCTGAGATCAAATCAATTAGCCCTGTTCAGGCTCCTCAGACTAGTCCTGTCCAAGCTCCTCAAATATCACCGCCTGCTTTAGCAGCCAAAGAATCCTTGCCATCAGCAGAAACAGAATGTGCTGATACTCCTACCTATAATTTGCTTGATCCTTCCATGAAGGAGGAAGATAAAGAGCATGAATTGCCCTCAGCTCAGTCATTAAAGCCTTTACTTGAGGAACCCTCAGAACCCAATTGTTCTCCAGAATGCCAAGAGTCAAAGATACCAGTCGAGGAGATTGTATTGAAGACTAATGACTTTGAAAGTGCTCCTGAAACCAACCAAGTTGTTGTAGAACTGCTCTCGAGCAACGAAACACCAGCCAGCAATTTGCAACCAGAGACCGAGCCTCCAGTCAAGTTTCCTGAATCCCAAAGTCCCCTCTCAAGTATCCCTTCTGAGCAACATGAAAAGGAACCTGAGCCACCTGTTACAGAGGCTGAATCTAACAGTACAGATGATCAGAAAGTTGCTGATAATTATCCAGTTGAAGAAGCTGTGTCTCCCCCTCCAAAGTCAAGAAATAAAAAAGCTAAAACCTCTCCTACCACACCGGTAACTACACCTCTGCCTGCTACCCCAGACAAACAGAGTACCCGCAAAAGTGTGCGCATTgacaaagaaaaactgaaacGCTCATCTTCTCCAAGAGGAGTGGCATCCAAGGCAGTACCTGATTCAAAGTCAGCAAGTAAGTCCCCTGGGCACAGCACAGAAATGGAGCAAGGTACAGAGCAAAATGTACCATCTAGGGCAAGACGTAGGAATGTGCGTTCTGTTTATGCTAAACCATTTGAAGATGAAAATGCTCTGCAACCTGGAAAAGATGCTGAATCACCTCGTGCTGTGCGGAAGCGTGGCGTAGATAAAGATGTGGGTACTGATGTAGAGACTGTTACTGCAGCACCCTTGAAACGGGGACGCCCCCCCAAGAATCGACGCCAAGCAGAGGATGTACCAGCAGGAAAAACTGAACGGTCAAAATCAACTGAGTCTAAAGAATTGGATGCAATTGAGATGAACAGTGAGGATGTTCCCAAAGTAGGTAAAGGCAAATTTTCACCCCACACACAAAAAGGAGTAAGTCCAGTGAATGTATCTGCATCTGGAAATGGAAAAAAGGGAGACAAAATGGAGAAAATATCAGAAAGTTCCAAACTCATTACTGAAGAAAACTCTCTTGTTCTTAAAAACCTTACAATTCGGCTTGATGTGACCGAGGTAAAGGCAATGCTTCAGACTAGTGAAGATGAACCTGGAGCTGATGATTCTCCCAAAAAGAGCTCACCTGGTGTGTCTTCAAAGGATGAGGTACTAGAAGCTAAATTTGAAAATAATGCCATGGATGAAGTTAATAATTGTGAAGGAGAAACATTGCCTGCTTCAACAAAAGCCATTGAGCCAGATGTAGCTTTGCTGTCTCGAGAGCTGGAGCTTGAGCAAGCTGTTGAGAATATTGCAAAGCTGACAGAAGATGCATCTCCTCCTCCGTTCAAAAGTAACTTGACAAAGGCACAACGTTCATTAGCTGAAGAACCAGAGCGTGACTCAGAAGAAGAAAAGCCTGCAAATCCATCCAGTGAAACAGAACTTGCTGCTGCTATAGATTCCATTACGTCAGAGGACACATCTTGTACCCTGCCacaagaacaaataatcaactCTGCTGTAGATTCGGATGCTGATATGCAGACGCTTGGATCCAGTTCAAAAGTATCTGAAACCTGTGTTAGCACAACAGTTGAGGAGACCATAACCACTCCTAAAAAAGTGTGTAAAGGCAGAGCAAAAGCTTCAAAGAAGGGCAAAGGCCAAAAGGGTGCTGGAAGCAAAAAGGAACCCTTCAAAGATGCAGTTTTGGATGCTGAAAACATCCCTGTGAAGTCACCAGAATCCATACCCACCGAACTTCCAACAGTCACAGAAAGATCACCCACAAGTACAGCTGTTGTCATTACTTCATCGTCCAAGCAGGGTGTAACTTTAACAGCGCCTAATGCAGACATTCCAAACGAACCTGAGTTGCCTCTTAAAACTGAGATGGATATCCCAAAATCTTCTCCTGCTCTCAGCAGAAGCCCAACATCCAAGTATCAGCCTTAttcatacaaaaacacatcccCCTCAATGTCTCCAACAAGAACTTGCCTCAAGAATTTATCCTCATACCCAAGCAGGATTTCTGTTTCCCCAACAGAGCGCTTCAATCAGCCAAAAGAAGCTGGGGTCCTCTCCCCTCCACAGACCTCTGTAGAGAGCCCGACATTACCCTCAGATACCCCTGTTCATGATGCCAACTCAGGTGATTTGCGTAAAATCCTCACAAAGCCTAGAACTGGCCCAGTGTTGGACATTGGTGCTACATCTGGGAATATGCATCCTCATTCTGTAAGGGAAAGTGACATTACACCAGATGTGGTAACCAGCAAAAGTGCTCATCAAGATAACAGGCAACCCTCCGTTTCAGCCCAACCTGTAGTTCGACAACCTGCTTCTATACCATCCCCGGAAACAAAGCAGATCTTCAGTGAGAAGTCCGTTATTTCGGTTATTGCTTCCACTCCTACCTCTGTCATCAGTCGAGTTTGCAATCCCCCTGACTCAGAGGATAAGCCAAATGTTCCCATTGGAAATCCCTTTCTCGACAAACAACCTCCAAAACAGATTTACCAGCCAAGCTTGGAGGAAAGCAGTACTTACCATGGTCCACCAGTCGGTGAGGAAGGTGGAAATGCTGGTCGTTATATTGTGGAGAGTACATCGCTGAGTACAGGTTCAAGCACAGGACTGAGAGTTCAGACATCAGAAGGTGTAGTGGTGCTGAGTCATTCTGGACAGAAAATGGAGGGGCCACATCGCATAAGTGCCAAAATCAGCCAGATCCCACCTGCCAGTGCTGTGGACATAGAGTCACAGCAGCTGGTGTCCATGCCCCAGATCAAGCAGGAACTTTACAGTGCCTCCCAGCCACCATCTTCGAAATGCTCACTTCCTTCAGATCATGGGCATTCAATGAAACCACAACTAAATGTCTCCACAATTAAACAAGAGTCTGCACTGGACAAATTAGAATCCTCTTACACTCCAGTTCAAAGTGGAGTTGTTAAAATATTGCAACAAACGCCTGGCCCATCACAGGTCATGAGTTACCATCATACTGTGATGAAGCACCCCAAGAAGGGAGATGGGTCAGAGTCCCTCAGCGTGGATGGCGTGAAACCTGCCTGGGTCCCAACTATTAGTCCGGCTATAAGTCCACATCTTCCCCCAGCAGCAAGCAATCATGTTGGGTTCATAGCTGGCACATCGACAGATCGAACTCCGTCACTTATTCAACCTAAGCAGGAGCCGCGATCTCCCAGGAAATCTGGACACCCTCATTCTCCTTTTGCCAAAGTGTCGTCTCCTATAGGCTCTTCATCTCCAAAAGGTGTGTCTATGGTCCTTCCCCCTGGGTTACCCCCTCTGTCCCCATATGTTTCCACTGTCCACCACTCTGAGCAGTCTGTGATCATGCCCCCACACAATGCTCACAGTGGTATTGGAAGAATGTCACCACACCGTGTTGGCCCAATAGGGCACCTCACTCAGGGTGAGGTAAGAGTGAACACTCCTCCTCTCTCTATGATGAACTATGCCATTCACTCTGAAAGCCTCACTTCCTCTTGGCCACCTGGCCAGCAGCGACCCACATCTCCCCAGGCCGTGGGGAACAGGGAAATGGTCCTCAAAGTTAACACAGCCAATGCAAGAAGCCATGATGGGGGGGAAGAAGAGGCAAGGCGTTTCCATACATCTCTTGGAAGACCACCAGCTGCTCAACTGAAACCAGAATCCATACCAGCAGAATATCGTGGAGCTCTCCCCAGTGGTTTACCAATCGAACGATTCAACATGTCACCAAGAGACATGCGAGTACTCATTCACCACCAGCAAAGCGATCGTCCCACTGCAGAATTACACCAGGTGCATGTCCCTGAGAACATGCCACCCTCTTCAACTCCTACCAGCATGGCGGCATCTCTTTCCCCTCGGCCACACTTGTTAGCAAAGGGAGTATCTGAGAAGGACCCCTCGAAAACATCAGAGCTTAGGAGGGCACAGACCCCTCCCAGTAAGGAGGGAATGATGGCAATCCGTAGTGCAATGCCTCCCATGGCTTCTCCTCAGAGAGTTCAGCTGATGACACCAGGAGCTGGAACATCCTTCCCTGAATATTCAGCCATGTATACAAACCTACGGCCCACCCACGCTCAGTTTGCTGATAATTCTCCAATGGGGATTAACCAGTCCACCCATAGCATCCCACAATCACAGGCAA CTCAAGAGCCAGAGTCAAGTCAGCCACAAGCTGAAGCTAAAGTGGAGTTGGTTGGACATCAGCCGGTGAATATGGTGCAGCTTCTGACG AAATACCCTATTGTGTGGCAAGGCCTACTGGCACTGAAGAATGATACAGCAGCGGTTCAGCTGCATTTCTTATGTGGAAACAAAGCTCTTGGCCTGCGGTCTTTGCCTCTCCCGGAGAGTGGAGGGATTCTCCGCATCGTACAGAGAATGAGGCTGGAGGCGCAGCAGTTGGAGGGAGTCGCTCGCAGAATGACG GGGGAGAGTGACTTCTGCCTCCTGTTGGCCATGCCGTGTGGCGTCAACCAGGACGACGTGTTGAACCAAACGCAGGCGCTCAAATCTGCCTTCATCAATTACCTGCAGGCCAAACTGGCGGCTGGAATCATCAACGTCCCCAATCCCGGCTCCAATCAG CCTGCCTACGTGCTGCAGATCTTCCCACCGTGCGAGTTTTCCGAGAGCCACCTGTCGCGGCTCGCTCCGGACCTCCTCAGCCAGATCTCCAGCATCTCTCCGCACCTCATGATTGTCATCACCTCTGTGTGA